CGCCAGCGCGCTCGCCTGCTCGGCGCCGGCGGCGTTGCGGCCCGCCGTCTCGCCGAGGCGCTGCACGTGCGCGCTCACCGTCGCGAGGCTCGCCGCCTGGTCGCCCGCGTCCGCCGCCAGCGCGCCCGCGCCGCCGCGGATGTCGTCCGCCGACGCCGCCACCTGCGCACTGGTCGCCTCGATCTCGCCCAGCGCCGCCGACAGGTCGTCGAGCGCGCCGTTGAGCAGCTGCTGCAGCTGCGCGTGCTCGCCCGCGTACGCGCCGCGCACGCGCGGCGTCAGGTCGCGCGCGCGCAGCGCGGCCAGCACCGTGCCCACCTCGCCCAGGAAGCGCGCCTGCTCCGCGCCCGCGGCCTCCAGGCGCCGCCGGCTCGCGTCGGCCGACGCGCCGGTCACCAGCCCGACGTCCAGCTGCACGAGCCGCGCGAGCGCCTGGCCGAAGCGCCGCTGCTCCGGATCGTTCGCGCCCTCCGCCGCGATGGCGTCGCCGAGCGCGCGCCGGAGCGTCTCGTAGAGCGCGATCGCCCAGTGCGGATGGAGGCCGAGCCGGTCGAGCGCGGCGCCGGCCGCGTGGCGCGCCTGCACGTACGCGTCGTCCAGCCGGCCCGCGAGCATCGACTGCACGTGCCGCGCGATGAGCGGCGTGCGCTCGGCGTCCGGCACGTGCGCCGCCAGCAGCGCGCGCGGCGTGGGGTGGCTCGCGACGCGCCCGAGGATCGACGCCGCGATGGCGTCCGTGCGCCGCGCGCACGCGGGCGCCCAGTGCGCCAGCACGCCCACGTCCTCCTCCGTCAGCCCGATGAACGTCACCCCTTCGGCGACGGCCGGATCGGTCAGCGCGATCGTCCCACGCGGGATGTGGGCGGCCGGTGGAGCGGGGCGGCGGGACGCGAGACGGCGGAAGAGCATCGGGCGGACGGCGAGGAGACGGCGCCCGCGCATGGCGGGCGAGGCACGCCGGGAAGTCTCGGTCGTTCGTGACGATTTCCTGAGGATTCGCGCGCCTCAGATCACGCGGTCGGGCGGCGTGCGGCCCGCGAGGAACGCCTCGAGGTTGTCGAGCGCGCGGTCGCCCATCGCGCGCCGCGTGCGCACCGTCGCGCTGCCCAGGTGCGGCAGCAGCACGACGTTCTCCAGCGCCAGCAGCGCGGGCGGCACGCGCGGCTCTCCTTCATAGACGTCGAGGCCCGCGGCCGCGAGCCGGCCGGCGCGCAGCGCGTCGGCCAGCGCGTCGGCGTCCACGACGTCGCCGCGTGCCGTGTTCACGAGGATCGCGCCCGGCCGCGCGTGCGCGAGCGCCGCCGCGTCGATCAGGTGGCGCGTCGCGGGCGTCGCGGGGCAGTGCAGCGAGACGACGTCGCTCGTCGTCAGCAGCTCTGCCAGCGTCCCGCAGCGCGTCGCGCCCACCGCGGCCGCCTCGGCGTCGCGCGCGGACGGGTTGAGGTAGCGCACCGGCATGCCGAAGCCGTGGTGCGCGCGCCGCGCGACCGCCTGCCCGATGCGCCCGAAGCCCACGATGCCGAGCGTCGCACCGGTGAGCGACGTCCCTAATAGATGCGTCGGCCGCCAGCCGCTCCAGCGGCCCGCGCGCAGCTCGCGCTCGCCCTCGCCCAGCCGCCGCGCGGCCATCAGCATGAGCGCGATCGCCACGTCCGCCGTGTCGTCGGTGAGGACGCCCGGCGTGTTGGTGACCGCGACGCCGTGCGCGCGCGCCGCCTCCAGGTCGATGTGGTTGACGCCGACGCCGAAGTTCGCGAGCAGGCCCGCACGCGGCCGGCCGTCGGGCGCGCGGCGCGCCGCTTCGGCGAACACCGCCGCGTCGATGCGGTCCGTGACCGTGCAGAGCACCGCGTCGGCGGTGGCCAGCGCGTCGGCCAGCCCGTCGGCGTCGAGCGGGCGGTCGTCCGCGTTCAGGCGCGCATCGACGGCGGTGGTGAGGGCGCTGGTGAGGCGCGCCTCCACGGGCGCGGGGAGGCGGCGGGTGACGGCGACGACGGGGCGCATGGCGGCAATGCTACGCGCGCGCTCGCGTGAGAGGGAGGTCATGACGTTTTCGTGAAGGTGTGGAGCGCGCGCGCGCAGCGGTCGACACTCGACGGAACCGTCACGAATCGTGGCTGACGCTGGTCCGCACCCGTCCCCCCGCATCCATGCTCGCTCTCACGCTCCGACAGAAGCTGCTCGCCCTCGCGCTCGTGGGCGCGGGATCCACGATGGCCGTGGGGCTCGTCGGGCATTCCGGCCTCACCGACACGCTGGCGCTGCTCCACACGACGACCGCCGCCAACGTGGTGCAGCGTCACACGCTGACCGCGGACATGATGCACGACGCCGTGCGCGGCGACGTGGT
This is a stretch of genomic DNA from Roseisolibacter agri. It encodes these proteins:
- a CDS encoding methyl-accepting chemotaxis protein, with the protein product MLFRRLASRRPAPPAAHIPRGTIALTDPAVAEGVTFIGLTEEDVGVLAHWAPACARRTDAIAASILGRVASHPTPRALLAAHVPDAERTPLIARHVQSMLAGRLDDAYVQARHAAGAALDRLGLHPHWAIALYETLRRALGDAIAAEGANDPEQRRFGQALARLVQLDVGLVTGASADASRRRLEAAGAEQARFLGEVGTVLAALRARDLTPRVRGAYAGEHAQLQQLLNGALDDLSAALGEIEATSAQVAASADDIRGGAGALAADAGDQAASLATVSAHVQRLGETAGRNAAGAEQASALAAQARAATHEGAREMQRLATAMGEIRASADATRRIVKTIDEIAFQTNLLALNAAVEAARAGDAGRGFAVVAEEVRALALRSADAAKRTAELIADGLKHTTAGVTLTAQAVAQFEAVERRVGEVAAVTGAITEGSAEQRRDVSAVETSVGEVDDVTQRVAATADESATAAEALAAQAAAVQDTVRRFRRAPVDRRRAAPVAPAVPAPGTIPGPFREERRRSVFGEN
- a CDS encoding 2-hydroxyacid dehydrogenase; translated protein: MRPVVAVTRRLPAPVEARLTSALTTAVDARLNADDRPLDADGLADALATADAVLCTVTDRIDAAVFAEAARRAPDGRPRAGLLANFGVGVNHIDLEAARAHGVAVTNTPGVLTDDTADVAIALMLMAARRLGEGERELRAGRWSGWRPTHLLGTSLTGATLGIVGFGRIGQAVARRAHHGFGMPVRYLNPSARDAEAAAVGATRCGTLAELLTTSDVVSLHCPATPATRHLIDAAALAHARPGAILVNTARGDVVDADALADALRAGRLAAAGLDVYEGEPRVPPALLALENVVLLPHLGSATVRTRRAMGDRALDNLEAFLAGRTPPDRVI